In Tripterygium wilfordii isolate XIE 37 chromosome 15, ASM1340144v1, whole genome shotgun sequence, one DNA window encodes the following:
- the LOC120017162 gene encoding caffeic acid 3-O-methyltransferase-like, which produces MANGVEDEHFSYAMELVNSSVLPMALYAAIELEVFEILAKAGKGARLSSSEIAKQMPTKNPDAPMMIERILNLLASHSVVACYVDDDGHGSGSGLFRRLYGLTPVTKYFVKNEDGVSLGRLMALIQDKVFLESWSQLKDAVLEGGIPFNRVHGMHAFDYPGKDSRFNQVFNTAMVNHTTIVVKQILEKYEGFEKLNKVVDVGGGLGVTLSLITSKYPSIAGINFDLPHVIQHAPSYPGVEHVGGDMFESVPKGDAIFLKWILHDWSDEHCLKLLKNCYNAIPDDGKVIVVEAILPIILETSFTVRATSALDVLMMTQNPGGKERNQTEIIELATGAGFKGVGFACFVCNFWVLEFFK; this is translated from the exons ATGGCGAATGGAGTGGAAGATGAACATTTTTCGTATGCTATGGAACTAGTGAATTCCTCAGTGCTACCAATGGCTTTGTATGCAGCGATTGAGTTGGAGGTTTTTGAGATTTTAGCCAAGGCAGGTAAAGGTGCCAGATTGTCCTCTTCTGAGATTGCAAAACAAATGCCTACCAAAAACCCAGATGCTCCTATGATGATTGAAAGGATTCTCAATCTTCTGGCTTCCCACTCTGTTGTTGCTTGctatgttgatgatgatggtcaTGGATCTGGATCTGGGTTATTTCGGAGACTCTATGGGTTGACTCCTGTGACTAAATACTTTGTCAAGAATGAAGATGGTGTTTCATTGGGACGATTGATGGCTTTGATTCAAGACAAAGTCTTTTTGGAAAGCTG GAGCCAGTTGAAAGATGCAGTTCTTGAAGGAGGAATTCCATTTAACCGGGTGCACGGAATGCACGCCTTCGATTACCCAGGCAAGGACTCCAGGTTCAATCAAGTGTTCAACACAGCAATGGTAAACCACACAACCATAGTTGTGAAACAGATCCTTGAAAAATACGAAGGGTTTGAGAAACTCAACAAGGTAGTTGATGTTGGTGGTGGTCTTGGTGTCACTTTGAGCCTTATCACCTCCAAATACCCTTCTATTGCTGGTATCAACTTTGACCTTCCTCATGTTATACAACATGCTCCATCATATCCTG GGGTGGAACATGTAGGAGGAGACATGTTTGAAAGTGTTCCAAAAGGAGACGCTATTTTCCTGAAG TGGATACTGCATGACTGGAGTGATGAACACTGCTTGAAGCTATTGAAGAATTGTTACAATGCAATTCCTGATGATGGAAAGGTAATTGTTGTAGAGGCAATACTTCCAATCATCCTCGAGACTAGTTTTACCGTGCGAGCTACTTCTGCGTTGGATGTGCTAATGATGACTCAGAATCCTGGAGGAAAGGAGAGAAATCAAACAGAGATCATAGAGTTAGCAACTGGAGCTGGATTTAAGGGGGTCGGATTTGCGTGCTTTGTCTGCAACTTTTGGGTTCTGGAGTTTTTCAAGTAG
- the LOC120017161 gene encoding caffeic acid 3-O-methyltransferase-like isoform X2, which translates to MENSAEGQAFKGGSKEQELFSYAMQLANSSALPMALKTAIELDIFEIMSKAGEGAKLSPSEIASQMPTKNPDAPLMLDKILMLLATHSVFTCSVVNDDDHGSSPQRLYSLTPVAKFFVCNEDGVSLGPLTSLIQGKVFLDTWSQLKGAILEGGIPFNRVHGTNSFEYAGKDLEFNQMFNTAMFNETTIVVKNILEFYKGFEQLKKLVDVGGGLGVNLSLITSKYPSIHGVEQVGGDMFESVPKGDAIFMKLILHDWSDDHCLKLLKNCYNAIPDDGKLIVVDTILPAVPNTSTEVKAVSQMDVIMMTVNPGGKERTRQEFTALATRAGFSGIRFECFVCNFWVMEFYK; encoded by the exons ATGGAGAATTCAGCAGAAGGCCAGGCATTCAAAGGTGGTAGTAAAGAGCAAGAGCTCTTCTCGTATGCTATGCAACTGGCGAACTCATCTGCACTCCCCATGGCTTTGAAGACAGCTATAGAACTGGACATTTTTGAGATCATGTCCAAGGCAGGTGAAGGTGCTAAACTATCACCTTCAGAGATAGCTTCACAAATGCCTACCAAGAACCCAGATGCACCACTGATGCTTGACAAAATTCTCATGCTTCTGGCAACTCACTCTGTGTTTACTTGCTCCGTGGTTAATGATGATGACCATGGTTCCTCTCCTCAGAGACTCTATAGCTTGACGCCTGTGGCTAAATTTTTTGTCTGCAATGAAGATGGTGTCTCATTAGGTCCTTTGACGTCTTTGATTCAAGGAAAGGTTTTCTTGGATACCTG GTCCCAACTGAAAGGTGCAATTCTTGAAGGAGGAATTCCGTTCAACAGAGTTCATGGGACAAATTCCTTTGAATATGCAGGCAAGGACCttgaatttaatcaaatgttcAACACAGCAATGTTCAATGAGACAACCATTGTTGTAAAGAATATCCTGGAGTTCTACAAAGGATTTGAGCAGCTCAAGAAGTTGGTTGATGTTGGTGGTGGTTTAGGAGTCAACCTAAGCTTGATCACCTCCAAATACCCTTCTATTCATG GTGTGGAGCAAGTAGGAGGagatatgtttgaaagtgtTCCAAAGGGAGATGCCATTTTCATGAAG CTCATACTGCATGACTGGAGCGACGATCATTGCTTGAAGCTGTTGAAGAACTGCTACAATGCAATTCCAGATGATGGAAAACTAATAGTTGTAGACACAATTCTTCCAGCCGTGCCTAACACTAGTACTGAAGTGAAAGCCGTCTCCCAAATGGATGTGATTATGATGACTGTTAACCCAGGAGGAAAGGAGCGCACGAGACAAGAATTCACGGCTTTGGCAACCAGAGCTGGATTTAGTGGCATCAGATTTGAGTGTTTTGTCTGCAACTTTTGGGTTATGGAGTTTTATAAGTAG
- the LOC120017161 gene encoding caffeic acid 3-O-methyltransferase-like isoform X1 — protein sequence MENSAEGQAFKGGSKEQELFSYAMQLANSSALPMALKTAIELDIFEIMSKAGEGAKLSPSEIASQMPTKNPDAPLMLDKILMLLATHSVFTCSVVNDDDHGSSPQRLYSLTPVAKFFVCNEDGVSLGPLTSLIQGKVFLDTWSQLKGAILEGGIPFNRVHGTNSFEYAGKDLEFNQMFNTAMFNETTIVVKNILEFYKGFEQLKKLVDVGGGLGVNLSLITSKYPSIHGINFDLPHVIKHAPSYPGVEQVGGDMFESVPKGDAIFMKLILHDWSDDHCLKLLKNCYNAIPDDGKLIVVDTILPAVPNTSTEVKAVSQMDVIMMTVNPGGKERTRQEFTALATRAGFSGIRFECFVCNFWVMEFYK from the exons ATGGAGAATTCAGCAGAAGGCCAGGCATTCAAAGGTGGTAGTAAAGAGCAAGAGCTCTTCTCGTATGCTATGCAACTGGCGAACTCATCTGCACTCCCCATGGCTTTGAAGACAGCTATAGAACTGGACATTTTTGAGATCATGTCCAAGGCAGGTGAAGGTGCTAAACTATCACCTTCAGAGATAGCTTCACAAATGCCTACCAAGAACCCAGATGCACCACTGATGCTTGACAAAATTCTCATGCTTCTGGCAACTCACTCTGTGTTTACTTGCTCCGTGGTTAATGATGATGACCATGGTTCCTCTCCTCAGAGACTCTATAGCTTGACGCCTGTGGCTAAATTTTTTGTCTGCAATGAAGATGGTGTCTCATTAGGTCCTTTGACGTCTTTGATTCAAGGAAAGGTTTTCTTGGATACCTG GTCCCAACTGAAAGGTGCAATTCTTGAAGGAGGAATTCCGTTCAACAGAGTTCATGGGACAAATTCCTTTGAATATGCAGGCAAGGACCttgaatttaatcaaatgttcAACACAGCAATGTTCAATGAGACAACCATTGTTGTAAAGAATATCCTGGAGTTCTACAAAGGATTTGAGCAGCTCAAGAAGTTGGTTGATGTTGGTGGTGGTTTAGGAGTCAACCTAAGCTTGATCACCTCCAAATACCCTTCTATTCATGGTATCAATTTTGACTTGCCTCATGTCATAAAGCATGCTCCATCCTATCCCG GTGTGGAGCAAGTAGGAGGagatatgtttgaaagtgtTCCAAAGGGAGATGCCATTTTCATGAAG CTCATACTGCATGACTGGAGCGACGATCATTGCTTGAAGCTGTTGAAGAACTGCTACAATGCAATTCCAGATGATGGAAAACTAATAGTTGTAGACACAATTCTTCCAGCCGTGCCTAACACTAGTACTGAAGTGAAAGCCGTCTCCCAAATGGATGTGATTATGATGACTGTTAACCCAGGAGGAAAGGAGCGCACGAGACAAGAATTCACGGCTTTGGCAACCAGAGCTGGATTTAGTGGCATCAGATTTGAGTGTTTTGTCTGCAACTTTTGGGTTATGGAGTTTTATAAGTAG